DNA sequence from the Armigeres subalbatus isolate Guangzhou_Male chromosome 1, GZ_Asu_2, whole genome shotgun sequence genome:
TCGAAGTGAAACCACTGGTTACATCGGTCACAGCACACCATCTCGTTGCAGTCTGGAAGATTACACAGCAGGCACGACTGTTGTAGACTTTCTTCCAGCGCCCGATTCCGTCTAGGGTTCCTCCTATTGGCCATCGTAGATCGATccagaaaacgaaaaatttaAGATTGTTGCAGATGTAACAAGAGAAACGCTTTCCGAAAATTTTCAATCCGGTTTATTTGCAGTGTCGAGCACCGAGATTAAATTTTTCCTACAATAACATATAGTTTTAATTAAAGTTACATTTTAGGTTAGACTGAACAGACTCACGTTTGTAGGTTTCCCTGTTTTTACTACGGTTTCTCTTCTAGCGACGTCAATTAGGATTAACAGAATCTCAAATCTTTAGTTTAAGGCAAACCATTAGTTTATgtttctttaaattatttaggcttagggccgatttcttcacctccgcttaggccttaaaccaggtttaaacgtatgggtaagcaccgcttaagagttaagcgaaggtgaagaaattggcccttagttACCGTTAATTTGAGGAATACTGACTGTCTGGATCCTTCGCATGCAGGTCCAGCTTGTTGGCTCACTTTCACGTCTCTGCATATAATATTTACTTTAGTTTTTAAGTTCTTGTTTTATGTTTTTCTAGCTTACCGATTCAATTTAGTAATAGATAGAATAAGTTAACAGTAGGGAATAACTAGTTTTAGCAACAAATTATAGATTAAGAAATTCACCGTCTCACTCACAACCTTTATGTAGAACACATTTTTCGCTAGTCATCGCTTTACGATCTACAGTTGACAGTACTGCTCCACGTCATTCTCGCCAACTGCATCACGCAGACAGACCCACAAAGAGCTCGTATAAATTGCCGTTGGAGGTATTcccatcaacaatgttcgggtGTAGGTGCTGCGTTACGCTTAGGGTGTGCGcaacaattgggttgtttacactgttagatgactttacccattaatgggtactgtgttattgttgatattattcccaccgtgaaaaattcacccattttcttgaaaaagtgccactacccacccgaataaaaaatattatagaaaaacaatacaatgtaTTGTAACATCACTATAAAacacaataaatttgaatgtagatgaaataatagaaatacattagaatgtattgttatgaaccattcattaaattgtaaatgaagttttcgcattagaccgtacgggttgttaagcatcgtaactatacaaaatttgatattttttcatacatatttttttgtcaaacaatagagtgtatcgtaaatatattgttgaaatatcggaagaaaaccgttcaaattacattaggttgaattgtatttttatagtaaaacaatacgatattgGATTTCTTAATTATGACAGCTTTACCGGTAAAAATGaagttttaagaaaaataatgcatatttgcgGCAATGGGATAAATATTATTATATTGCTTATAtacaatttgaacaaaattttcagaagttatcaacactaataaaaatccacacatttttattggcaaaaatctaaagaaatttacaaataaattttatgtgtgcgttaataaccacccgctatgggaaaatccacataaaggttattagttaataagggTTATGTGTGATTCCACATAtgtgctatgcgaattcacatagccgttatgtgggaaatgctatagtcaaaatttatgtgtgccacacataatggatatgattggatttttgtcagtgaatgattaaaatttatgcACTAACAGCCCGCATAATCATAGACCATACGTAGACCGCATCTGTTATAATTGAAGAGAATAACTGTTATTGTAGCGATGGTCTCACTAATAGTAGTTAACCATAAATGAACAGTCTCATATACTGTTTCAACAGTAGCTCAGATGGTAAACGGACAAACGACCATATGagtaatgggcggttaagtataattaacatttaaatccggtgattttttcgaacaaatttttcGATGTACCATACATCAGTTGGTAGATGTACAATTGAATAACTATATAATTACTCATCGACAGCAAATTATGTATTAACAGTAAGTTTTGATGTAGGGTTGGTATGGTGAATCAAGCTTAAAATTGTATGCCAACAAtgaagtgaatagtgacaaTATATCTTAAAACGCATATGTAATTTTTACTGCATGGTATGTCGTTTTTCATTATGCGGGATGTTCTAAAAACAATTggaagtattgttacattagagaacaATGTTAATATATTATATCCACGGTGTTGATATAATATGGACAACTATCGAGAAAcaatatatcctattgtataccgtagagcatatggtaattcaattgtttacactgttGAGCCTATGGTACACTTTTATCCGGGcattttaatgagtagtggcgctttttgaagaaaatgggtgaatttttcacggtgggaataatatcaacaataacacagtacccattaatgggtaaagtcatctaatactaaagacacacctgtggtacttgtaccatggtacaagagaacaagaaaattattccaagactatctttgataaagacaataattggtatggtactcatttcaagattcttgtaccatggtacttgtaccaccagtgtgtcattagtataaccGTGTAGAGTGtcggatttcattttttttttcatatatcgggaccgctttgcgatttgggcgtaacttattttgtaaacaaacattgcttcatgGGTTCCGGAGAATGAAAGCGTTTTCAtcctaaactaattcccttatccggtagaggaaagcttaataTGTCAgatccataccgtggtttcctcatgaaatgcttgttttagcaggaattcgcattccaatgtttgtttacaaaataagttacgcccaaatcgcaaagcggtcccgatatgtttttatatattctaaatctgcataaaaaactgagcctaaccccaattttttagaatttttggagctacggaactatttttaatttgcattttaaatttatatgggactaaaaatttgttctttaaGCTGCATGGGCCTTGGTAAAATCGGCCAGATTTTCCGAggtttttccacattttttctttgaaaataaaccTATTCCAGAATCACTCAAACATTcttctatccagctttccacgatcggtaatggcggcttatcggtgtgtaaaaatcaattggtcactgtactgtttgacactagctggaggaaagcccactggcgttcctgggtgaggggaagggaaaaaggccttttcgacagtgagttttcctccagctagtgtcaaacagtacagcgaccgattgatttttacacaccgacaagccgccattaccgagcgtggaaagctggatttcGATAGAGTCCAAACTACTCAGAAGGGAGTTGTTATAACAACAATTTCTATAGAAATAACCTTTAAACGAAGTTATAAATACCCATTATTGTCAACATAAAAAtatccaataaaaaaatatccaataAAGGTGTTAgcaaaatacttgattttgAGTACTTTTGCACTCGATTTTGGATAGTTTGGTTTCTCAGTGTAGACAGTACGGCGCGGCgcccagaagaagaagaagtagccGTATTTATTCCATCAACACAAAGTTTTGTCATTATGAGTTCCAACTTTAAACCAAAGGTAAAGTGAAATGATGATCTTAAATtaaataggggtaatgacggctttggcaggttttgttctattattggcaggggtttctttttatgactgattatgctcaaatttagcccaaacattctttgcatatcaaagaatattgtggccaaatttcataaaattcggtcgacaaaaaccccctgccaataatagaacaaaacctgccaaagccgtctgttcccctaagTACATAATCAAACATACAAATCATATATTGTTCTTGAATTCTCGTCATCGCCTTAGCCACAATGTTTCATTCCTGGTTGTGCGGTGACCAACGAATGGAACAAGCGCTTGTTCTTCAAGATGTCTTTCGGTGATTTACCACATTGGTGGAAAACCACGGCTTGGGCGGCCAAATACAATACCGAAGTGCCGGAAAATGCACTCATTTGTGAGCGGCACTTCGAGGAACGGTTTATCGACCGAACACGCAAGAAGCCCCGACTGATGGCGGGAACCATTCCCACCATGAACCTATGCTCGATTGAGATGACGGACGACAACGACTTGAACAATTTGGAGTACTTTTGTCGATTGTGTGCCAAAAGGGGATTCGAGAAAATGCGATATCGCTTAGAGGAATTAAGCGAGATGACCGATGTGGTTCAGTGCTGTTTGGGTCGCTACCAAACCGTAACAGGCTTACCTGACGGAGTGTGCGAAACATGCATTGGTATGATgaagaaattttccaattttgttcAGCAATGTGAAGATTCCCAGCTGCAGATAATTCAGCTTCAAACCAAACTAAAAAAAGAATTGGAAGGTGATCGTGAAACAACAACCGGAGATCATTTGAACGTAAACGCTAACAAGGAAAACACGGACACGAAGGAACAGATGGAAAGCAGCAcacgaaaaagaaagaaagaattttTCCCGAGGAAAACCATGTCGGATTGTGGTACACAAACTCATGCCCGGTATTATCACCATCGGCGAAATCACAACGAACAGCTTCAGGGATTTGGTTGCCAGATTTGCGAGAAGATTTTTACTAGGCGAGACGGATTGCGCAGGCACCTGGATCGTATGTGAGCTGGAAATGCATTCCATGTGATGAGATTTTTGCCAAAAGAGTCTGCTGAAGAAGCATCGGGACGATGTGCATAACGACGGAGACATTAAGCCCATCGATATTGATGAGTAAGTGCGCGATGTCCGTTATATTTAAGGCAAAttgaacatttgttttgttttagttTTGGGCCAATAGACGCAAATGTTGCGGTAACAACGGATACAAAGGTGCACTAACTGAGAGTTAGCGGCAAATGATATAAATCTGAAAATACAAATTAGCGAACTGATCGATCGTTGCAGGCaggtttgaagttttttttattaatattctCATTGCGTTCA
Encoded proteins:
- the LOC134206473 gene encoding uncharacterized protein LOC134206473 — translated: MSSNFKPKPQCFIPGCAVTNEWNKRLFFKMSFGDLPHWWKTTAWAAKYNTEVPENALICERHFEERFIDRTRKKPRLMAGTIPTMNLCSIEMTDDNDLNNLEYFCRLCAKRGFEKMRYRLEELSEMTDVVQCCLGRYQTVTGLPDGVCETCIGMMKKFSNFVQQCEDSQLQIIQLQTKLKKELEGDRETTTGDHLNVNANKENTDTKEQMESSTRKRKKEFFPRKTMSDCGTQTHARYYHHRRNHNEQLQGFGCQICEKIFTRRDGLRRHLDRM